In one Lolium rigidum isolate FL_2022 chromosome 3, APGP_CSIRO_Lrig_0.1, whole genome shotgun sequence genomic region, the following are encoded:
- the LOC124704422 gene encoding probable LRR receptor-like serine/threonine-protein kinase At2g16250, which yields MTHTATTPQLPLPHTHPLRSTTSPMLPRRALAVLLLLPLLLLSSLALAQPQPQPLHPQDLAALHGLRASLGLRARDWPARANPCTAWAGVACRAGRVAGIRLAGLRRTRAAARALAFAVDALRGLTALESLNASGFPLPGPIPAWFGRGLPPSLAVLDLRSAAVRGDLPPDLGSSGSLAALVLAGNSLSGPIPASVFDSKALRVLDLSNNNLTGELPVVSASAGDGPGVLFSVSGNSLYGAIGDDLEVSLKKRFRVVDVSSNYFGLVAGTALVNGSDGAVHIDMNCLTGMPSQRSRGDCEGFYKRNGSPLPDPPTGKKGVKRKHALAAVLGGAAAVVVALFLAALVLCMVRRGRRRPRGRGLEQNDDGVRSARKSSSVNPMVLSPSWAANSPPKGLPATVDGFTYEQLHHVTGGFGDDNLVKRGRSGDIYRGALESGLNVVVKKTDLKSSKKNIVELGFLGKKSHARIVPLLGHLVKDGEGLLVYKYMAKGDLTTALHRKPVHPEEGLCSLDWITRLKIAIGVAEALCFLHDECSPPLVHRDIQASSVLLEDKFEVRLGSLSEICLQPSEGSRSFFSRVLRSSKSLDKNISGPPASCSYDVYCFGKVLLEIITGNFGASGSSDTDSEDWLASTLGYIETHDKESISNIVDPLLIVDEDHLEEVWAVSIVAKACLNPKPSRRPLARYILKALENPLRVVREELFSSSSSPRIRSTSSRSSWRSAFHGDSYRYSEVQVSGKALTRKHSAELHGSDEDENSFSFKKASREMFPRSLELEDSDVV from the exons atGACACACACCGCCACCACCCCGCAGCTACCGCTACCTCACACACACCCACTCCGCTCCACCACCTCCCCCATGCTTCCGCGCCGCGCCCTCgccgtcctgctcctcctcccgctgcttctcctctcctccttggcGCTCgcccagccgcagccgcagccgctccATCCCCAGGACCTCGCGGCGCTGCACGGCCTGCGCGCGTCGCTGGGCCTGCGCGCGCGGGACTGGCCCGCCAGAGCTAACCCCTGCACCGCCTGGGCCGGCGTCGCCTGCCGCGCCGGCCGCGTCGCGGGGATCCGCCTCGCGGGGCTCCGCCGCACCCGCGCGGCCGCCCGCGCGCTCGCCTTCGCCGTCGACGCGCTGCGCGGCCTCACGGCGCTCGAGTCCCTCAACGCCTCCGGGTTCCCGCTCCCCGGGCCCATCCCCGCCTGGTTCGGCCGCGGCCTCCCGCCGTCGCTCGCCGTCCTCGACCTCCGCTCCGCCGCCGTCCGTGGCGACCTGCCCCCCGACCTCGGCTCGTCCGGGAGCCTCGCCGCCCTCGTCCTCGCCGGTAACAGCCTCTCCGGCCCGATTCCCGCGTCGGTCTTCGACAGTAAGGCTCTCCGGGTCCTTGATCTTTCCAACAACAATCTCACTGGAGAGCTCCCAGTCGTGTCTGCCTCTGCCGGTGATGGACCCGGGGTTCTGTTCAGCGTCTCGGGGAATTCGCTCTACGGTGCAATTGGCGATGACCTCGAGGTGTCCCTCAAGAAGAGGTTTCGGGTGGTCGATGTGTCCAGCAATTACTTCGGCCTAGTGGCCGGGACTGCTCTTGTGAATGGCTCTGATGGAGCAGTCCATATCGACATGAACTGCTTGACAGGCATGCCAAGCCAGCGCAGCCGTGGTGACTGCGAGGGTTTCTACAAGAGGAATGGATCGCCATTGCCAGACCCACCCACGGGCAAGAAAGGGGTCAAGAGGAAGCATGCACTAGCAGCAGTTCTTGGAGGAGCTGCCGCAGTCGTGGTTGCCCTTTTCCTTGCAGCACTGGTTCTGTGTATGGTGAGGAgagggagaaggaggccgagaGGAAGAGGGTTGGAGCAGAACGACGACGGCGTCCGCTCTGCCCGCAAGAGCAGCAGCGTGAACCCGATGGTGCTGTCGCCATCCTGGGCAGCTAACAGTCCACCCAAGGGTTTGCCTGCTACTGTGGATGGGTTCACCTACGAGCAGCTGCACCATGTCACGGGCGGCTTCGGAGATGATAACCTTGTTAAGCGTGGGCGCTCTGGGGACATCTACCGTGGTGCCTTAGAGAGCGGCTTAAATGTCGTCGTGAAGAAGACCGACCTGAAGAGCAGTAAGAAGAACATAGTGGAGTTGGGGTTTCTTGGGAAAAAGTCCCATGCGAGGATTGTCCCGTTGCTGGGGCATTTGGTCAAGGATGGCGAGGGATTGCTGGTGTACAAGTACATGGCCAAGGGAGATTTGACAACCGCACTGCACAGGAAGCCAGTGCATCCCGAAGAGGGGTTGTGTTCATTGGATTGGATAACAAGACTGAAGATTGCCATTGGTGTCGCTGAGGCCTTGTGCTTCCTTCACGATGAATGCAGTCCACCATTGGTTCACAG AGATATCCAAGCAAGCAGTGTGCTTCTTGAAGACAAATTTGAAGTGCGCCTTGGAAGTTTGAGTGAAATTTGCCTTCAACCAAGTGAGGGAAGCAGGAGTTTCTTCTCTAGGGTGTTGAGATCATCAAA GTCTCTTGACAAGAATATATCAG GTCCACCTGCTAGCTGCTCATATGATGTTTACTGCTTTGGAAAGGTGCTGCTTGAGATAATCACCGGGAATTTTGGTGCGAGTGGCTCAAGTGACACTGATTCAGAGGATTGGTTGGCAAGCACGTTAGGCTATATTGAAACACATGACAAGGAGAGCATCTCAAATATTGTAGACCCTTTACTTATTGTGGACGAAGACCACCTAGAAGAAGTATGGGCAGTCTCCATTGTGGCGAAGGCATGCTTGAATCCAAAGCCCTCTAGGCGGCCACTTGCTCGGTACATCTTGAAAGCGCTGGAGAACCCGCTAAGGGTGGTCCGGGAAGAGCTCTTCTCGAGCTCCAGTTCACCTCGGATCAGGAGTACCTCATCTCGAAGCTCTTGGCGTTCTGCTTTCCACGGGGACTCGTACCGGTACTCGGAGGTGCAAGTATCAGGGAAAGCACTTACGCGCAAACACTCGGCGGAATTGCACGGAAGCGATGAGGACGAAAACTCGTTCTCGTTCAAGAAGGCTTCACGGGAGATGTTCCCGCGTTCACTAGAGCTGGAAGACAGTGATGTTGTGTAG